The Neodiprion virginianus isolate iyNeoVirg1 chromosome 5, iyNeoVirg1.1, whole genome shotgun sequence genome contains a region encoding:
- the LOC124304396 gene encoding uncharacterized protein LOC124304396 isoform X50, translating to MRTYRSYDVNAVEGGGTESSPVQRKPFFIVKLILFLVLCAIIITLCILWVSKSKEASRDNNIVGKQDGLQGGYDGTSQMPVSEFDTQETTTTETPDTSPLTAGGESRQETTTTETPDTSPSTAGVESRQETTTPQTPDTSPLTAGGESRQETTTPQTPDTSPSTAGGESRQETTTTETPDASPSTAGGESRQETTTTETPDTSPLTADGESRQETTTSETPDTSPSTASDESRQEPTTTETPDTSPSTAGVESRQEPTTTETPDTSPSTAGGESRQETTTTETPDTSPSTNHMQPVTLSEVMSKMAKATASRILSYMNHSSDACDDFYEYACGEFEDNQLTIENDLAEQAMQRIFTEAQKRRSDKQPFLDYYESCLNYEKTTNQSERLTNVRRAVQEIGRFDYTDNIGKDDTQPKFIDTLRRLFERNSALLFDITPDLAVTEGNCNTEPETVQFTWKIGPLISRTDPYTNRRAEECYKQQESVRNKPEVNLTEVYGTYKECKNYLGTFTTSIKDSVKKIFETDFDRSERIGVDVEKLIELFRLPEMDEDEIRKAYATKKYILKGDDDLSVRWARNQSPFLDFKKLLPPRANVERKRWHGYLLEDLTRAVKNVAFRSYRIDDETWINDALLAIYANDVYHEFAAPRHDVENYCKRLATNLMKTHASSLYMSSFKSEELEVMDRTVIEMFEKLRKTLESNVLKQKWIGKKSKEAILKKIASLSIATPAHRTDYHNSNDNEIELTGDFFNDTMALRKMYRTSMYQMLDKRPSEEIWTYFAQPYDASTSSIYELEKIIIPFGAVDWRFLDRSYTTSTQHLGLATLGTLIANEITHHFDFTGINYLNGRKGRGVAPVFCSSTEDDIAYRSDYKNHYQNLRGKMDSIFLPSTSQNIHYSISDLSLNERFSDDAGLRLAYDTMLNLPAEAKIPLPWLSNSESNEIQQFFLAYAQMQCTKKPLTTSFRSLYEDENLPSRLRIAITAANNEALGEAWQCKTGTKVRPEEKTYNFPHLDGIDFGRDTEALPPYQ from the exons atgcGGACCTATAGGTCGTACGACGTGAATGCTGTGGAAGGAGGTGGGACGGAGTCTTCTCCAGTTCAACGAAAACCTTTCTTTATCGTTAAACTGATCTTATTTCTTGTACTTTGTGCCATAATTATCACATTGTGCATATTGTGGGTGTCAAAAAGTAAAGAAGCGTCGAGGGATAATAATATCGTAGGAAAACAG GATGGATTACAAGGAGGGTATGATGGAACAAGTCAAATGCCTGTCAGCGAATTTGATACACAGGAGACTACGACTACTGAAACACCGGACACTTCACCTTTAAC GGCAGGCGGCGAATCTAGACAGGAGACTACGACTACTGAAACACCGGACACTTCACCTTCTAC GGCAGGTGTCGAATCTAGACAGGAGACTACGACTCCCCAAACACCGGACACTTCACCTTTAAC GGCAGGCGGCGAATCTAGACAGGAGACTACGACTCCCCAAACACCGGACACTTCACCTTCTAC GGCAGGCGGCGAATCTAGACAGGAGACTACGACTACTGAAACACCGGACGCTTCACCTTCTAC GGCAGGCGGCGAATCTAGACAGGAGACTACGACTACTGAAACACCGGACACTTCTCCTTTAAC GGCAGACGGCGAATCTAGACAGGAGACTACGACTAGTGAAACACCGGACACTTCACCTTCTAC GGCAAGCGACGAATCTAGACAGGAGCCTACGACTACTGAAACACCGGACACTTCACCTTCTAC GGCAGGCGTCGAATCTAGACAGGAGCCTACGACTACTGAAACACCGGACACTTCACCTTCAAC GGCAGGCGGCGAATCTAGACAGGAGACTACGACTACTGAAACACCGGACACTTCACCTTCTAC aaatcacatgcaacctGTGACGTTATCTGAAGTTATGTCAAAAATGGCCAAAGCCACAGCGAGTCGAATTCTTTCCTACATGAACCATTCTTCCGATGCGTGTGatgatttttatgaatacGCTTGTGGAGAGTTCGAAGATAACCAGCTTACGATAGAAAATGACCTCGCAGAACAAGCAATGCAACgaattttca CCGAGGCTCAAAAACGCCGAAGTGACAAACAGCCCTTTCTCGACTATTACGAAAGCTGCCTGAATTACGAAAAGACGACCAATCAGTCTGAAAGATTGACAAACG TTCGACGAGCTGTACAAGAAATCGGACGTTTTGATTACACGGATAACATTGGGAAGGATGATACCCAACCTAAATTCATCGATACGCTCCGGAGACTTTTCGAACGGAACAG CGCCCTCTTATTCGACATTACTCCAGACCTCGCAGTAACAGAAGGGAATTGTAACACAGAGCCAGAAACAGTTCAGTTTACTTGGAAAATTGGGCCACTGATCAGCAGAACTGACCCCTACACGAATAGAAGAGCAGAGGAATGCTATAAACAGCAGGAATCGGTGAGAAACAAACCGGAAGTGAATTTGACAGAAGTCTACGGAACTTACAAAGAGTGCAAG AACTACTTGGGCACCTTTACAACGTCCATCAAAGAtagcgtgaaaaaaattttcgaaacggATTTTGATCGATCGGAGCGAATCGGGGTTGACGTTGAGAAGCTGATTGAACTTTTCCGTCTGCCG GAGATGGATGAAGATGAAATCCGTAAGGCCTACGCAACCAAGAAATATATCTTGAAGGGTGACGATGACCTCTCTGTCAGATGGGCACGTAATCAATCGCCATTC CTTGATTTCAAGAAACTATTACCACCTCGAGCAAATGTGGAAAGAAAACGCTGGCATGGTTATCTTCTTGAAGACCTTACTCGAGCTGTAAAGAATGTCGCCTTTCGAAGCTATCGGATTGATGACGAAACGTGGATAAATGATGCTCTCCTCGCAATTTACGCTAACGATGTCTATCACGAG tTTGCTGCTCCGCGCCACGATGTCGAAAATTACTGCAAGCGACTAGCAACTAACCTGATGAAGACGCATGCATCCAGTTTATACATGTCATCATTCAAAAGCGAGGAACTCGAGGTCATGGACAGAACG GTGAtcgaaatgtttgaaaaattaaggAAAACATTGGAGTCGAATGTGTTGAAACAGAAGTGGATTGGGAAGAAGAGCAAAGAGgcaattttgaagaaaatcgcAAGTCTCTCGATCGCGACACCCGCCCACCGAACCGATTATCATAACTCAAACGACAATGAG ATCGAACTCACAGGcgattttttcaacgacacAATGGCGCTGCGGAAGATGTACAGAACGTCCATGTACCAGATGCTGGATAAACGGCCAAGCGAAGAAAT ATGGACGTACTTCGCCCAACCGTACGACGCGTCGACTTCATCTATATACGAGctcgagaaaataattataccgtTCGGAGCTGTAGATTGGCGCTTTTTGGACCGTTCCTACACCACGTCAACGCAGCATTTGGGGCTAGCTACTCTTGGAACGCTTATCGCCAATGAAATTACTCATCATTTTGACTTCACAG GCATAAATTACCTGAACGGTCGGAAAGGTAGGGGCGTGGCGCCTGTTTTCTGCTCTAGCACGGAGGATGATATAGCTTACAGAAGCGACTACAAAAACCATTACCAAAATTTGAGGGGAAAAATGGACTCCATCTTCCTGCCATCGACTTctcaaaatattcattacagC ATATCCGACCTCAGTCTCAATGAGAGATTCTCAGACGACGCCGGCCTGCGACTCGCCTACGATACGATGTTAAACTTACCCGCGGAAGCTAAAATACCATTGCCCTGGCTTTCGAACTCGGAATCTAACGAGATACAACAATTCTTCTTGGCCTATGCTCAG ATGCAATGCACAAAGAAGCCTCTCACAACATCCTTCAGATCGCTCTACGAAGACGAAAACTTGCCAAGCCGACTACGGATTGCGATAACTGCCGCCAATAACGAAGCCCTTGGAGAAGCCTGGCAGTGCAAAACGGGAACCAAAGTCCGCCCTGAGGAAAAAACATATAATTTTCCTCACCTCGACGGTATAGACTTCGGTCGTGATACCGAAGCACTCCCACCTTATCAATGA
- the LOC124304396 gene encoding uncharacterized protein LOC124304396 isoform X8, with product MRTYRSYDVNAVEGGGTESSPVQRKPFFIVKLILFLVLCAIIITLCILWVSKSKEASRDNNIVGKQDGLQGGYDGTSQMPVSEFDTQETTTTETPDTSPLTAGGESRQETTTTETPDTSPSTAGVESRQETTTPQTPDTSPLTAGGESRQETTTPQTPDTSPSTAGGESRQETTTTETPDASPSTAGGESRQETTTTETPDTSPLTADGESRQETTTSETPDTSPSTAGVESRQEPTTTETPDTSPSTAGVESRQETTTPQTPDTSPSTASDESRQEPTTTETPDTSPSTAGVESRQETTTPQTPDTSPSTAGGESRQETTTTETPDTSPSTAGVESRQETTTPQTPDTSPSTAGVESRQETTTPQTPDTSPSTAGIESRQETTTPQTPDTSPSTAGGESRQETTTTETPDTSPSTAGVESRQETTTPQTPDTSPSTAGVESRQETTTPQTPDTSPSTAGVESRQETTTPQTPDTSPSTASDESRQEPTTTETPDTSPSTNHMQPVTLSEVMSKMAKATASRILSYMNHSSDACDDFYEYACGEFEDNQLTIENDLAEQAMQRIFTEAQKRRSDKQPFLDYYESCLNYEKTTNQSERLTNVRRAVQEIGRFDYTDNIGKDDTQPKFIDTLRRLFERNSALLFDITPDLAVTEGNCNTEPETVQFTWKIGPLISRTDPYTNRRAEECYKQQESVRNKPEVNLTEVYGTYKECKNYLGTFTTSIKDSVKKIFETDFDRSERIGVDVEKLIELFRLPEMDEDEIRKAYATKKYILKGDDDLSVRWARNQSPFLDFKKLLPPRANVERKRWHGYLLEDLTRAVKNVAFRSYRIDDETWINDALLAIYANDVYHEFAAPRHDVENYCKRLATNLMKTHASSLYMSSFKSEELEVMDRTVIEMFEKLRKTLESNVLKQKWIGKKSKEAILKKIASLSIATPAHRTDYHNSNDNEIELTGDFFNDTMALRKMYRTSMYQMLDKRPSEEIWTYFAQPYDASTSSIYELEKIIIPFGAVDWRFLDRSYTTSTQHLGLATLGTLIANEITHHFDFTGINYLNGRKGRGVAPVFCSSTEDDIAYRSDYKNHYQNLRGKMDSIFLPSTSQNIHYSISDLSLNERFSDDAGLRLAYDTMLNLPAEAKIPLPWLSNSESNEIQQFFLAYAQMQCTKKPLTTSFRSLYEDENLPSRLRIAITAANNEALGEAWQCKTGTKVRPEEKTYNFPHLDGIDFGRDTEALPPYQ from the exons atgcGGACCTATAGGTCGTACGACGTGAATGCTGTGGAAGGAGGTGGGACGGAGTCTTCTCCAGTTCAACGAAAACCTTTCTTTATCGTTAAACTGATCTTATTTCTTGTACTTTGTGCCATAATTATCACATTGTGCATATTGTGGGTGTCAAAAAGTAAAGAAGCGTCGAGGGATAATAATATCGTAGGAAAACAG GATGGATTACAAGGAGGGTATGATGGAACAAGTCAAATGCCTGTCAGCGAATTTGATACACAGGAGACTACGACTACTGAAACACCGGACACTTCACCTTTAAC GGCAGGCGGCGAATCTAGACAGGAGACTACGACTACTGAAACACCGGACACTTCACCTTCTAC GGCAGGTGTCGAATCTAGACAGGAGACTACGACTCCCCAAACACCGGACACTTCACCTTTAAC GGCAGGCGGCGAATCTAGACAGGAGACTACGACTCCCCAAACACCGGACACTTCACCTTCTAC GGCAGGCGGCGAATCTAGACAGGAGACTACGACTACTGAAACACCGGACGCTTCACCTTCTAC GGCAGGCGGCGAATCTAGACAGGAGACTACGACTACTGAAACACCGGACACTTCTCCTTTAAC GGCAGACGGCGAATCTAGACAGGAGACTACGACTAGTGAAACACCGGACACTTCACCTTCTAC GGCAGGCGTCGAATCTAGACAGGAGCCTACGACTACTGAAACACCGGACACTTCACCTTCAAC GGCAGGCGTCGAATCTAGACAGGAGACTACGACTCCCCAAACACCGGACACTTCACCTTCAAC GGCAAGCGACGAATCTAGACAGGAGCCTACGACTACTGAAACACCGGACACTTCACCTTCTAC GGCAGGCGTCGAATCTAGACAGGAGACTACGACTCCCCAAACACCGGACACTTCACCTTCAAC GGCAGGCGGCGAATCTAGACAGGAGACTACGACTACTGAAACACCGGACACTTCACCTTCTAC GGCAGGCGTCGAATCTAGACAGGAGACTACGACTCCCCAAACACCGGACACTTCACCTTCAAC GGCAGGCGTCGAATCTAGACAGGAGACTACGACTCCCCAAACACCGGACACTTCACCTTCAAC GGCAGGCATCGAATCTAGACAGGAGACTACGACTCCCCAAACACCGGACACTTCACCTTCTAC GGCAGGCGGCGAATCTAGACAGGAGACTACGACTACTGAAACACCGGACACTTCACCTTCTAC GGCAGGCGTCGAATCTAGACAGGAGACTACGACTCCCCAAACACCGGACACTTCACCTTCAAC GGCAGGCGTCGAATCTAGACAGGAGACTACGACTCCCCAAACACCGGACACTTCACCTTCAAC GGCAGGCGTCGAATCTAGACAGGAGACTACGACTCCCCAAACACCGGACACTTCACCTTCAAC GGCAAGCGACGAATCTAGACAGGAGCCTACGACTACTGAAACACCGGACACTTCACCTTCTAC aaatcacatgcaacctGTGACGTTATCTGAAGTTATGTCAAAAATGGCCAAAGCCACAGCGAGTCGAATTCTTTCCTACATGAACCATTCTTCCGATGCGTGTGatgatttttatgaatacGCTTGTGGAGAGTTCGAAGATAACCAGCTTACGATAGAAAATGACCTCGCAGAACAAGCAATGCAACgaattttca CCGAGGCTCAAAAACGCCGAAGTGACAAACAGCCCTTTCTCGACTATTACGAAAGCTGCCTGAATTACGAAAAGACGACCAATCAGTCTGAAAGATTGACAAACG TTCGACGAGCTGTACAAGAAATCGGACGTTTTGATTACACGGATAACATTGGGAAGGATGATACCCAACCTAAATTCATCGATACGCTCCGGAGACTTTTCGAACGGAACAG CGCCCTCTTATTCGACATTACTCCAGACCTCGCAGTAACAGAAGGGAATTGTAACACAGAGCCAGAAACAGTTCAGTTTACTTGGAAAATTGGGCCACTGATCAGCAGAACTGACCCCTACACGAATAGAAGAGCAGAGGAATGCTATAAACAGCAGGAATCGGTGAGAAACAAACCGGAAGTGAATTTGACAGAAGTCTACGGAACTTACAAAGAGTGCAAG AACTACTTGGGCACCTTTACAACGTCCATCAAAGAtagcgtgaaaaaaattttcgaaacggATTTTGATCGATCGGAGCGAATCGGGGTTGACGTTGAGAAGCTGATTGAACTTTTCCGTCTGCCG GAGATGGATGAAGATGAAATCCGTAAGGCCTACGCAACCAAGAAATATATCTTGAAGGGTGACGATGACCTCTCTGTCAGATGGGCACGTAATCAATCGCCATTC CTTGATTTCAAGAAACTATTACCACCTCGAGCAAATGTGGAAAGAAAACGCTGGCATGGTTATCTTCTTGAAGACCTTACTCGAGCTGTAAAGAATGTCGCCTTTCGAAGCTATCGGATTGATGACGAAACGTGGATAAATGATGCTCTCCTCGCAATTTACGCTAACGATGTCTATCACGAG tTTGCTGCTCCGCGCCACGATGTCGAAAATTACTGCAAGCGACTAGCAACTAACCTGATGAAGACGCATGCATCCAGTTTATACATGTCATCATTCAAAAGCGAGGAACTCGAGGTCATGGACAGAACG GTGAtcgaaatgtttgaaaaattaaggAAAACATTGGAGTCGAATGTGTTGAAACAGAAGTGGATTGGGAAGAAGAGCAAAGAGgcaattttgaagaaaatcgcAAGTCTCTCGATCGCGACACCCGCCCACCGAACCGATTATCATAACTCAAACGACAATGAG ATCGAACTCACAGGcgattttttcaacgacacAATGGCGCTGCGGAAGATGTACAGAACGTCCATGTACCAGATGCTGGATAAACGGCCAAGCGAAGAAAT ATGGACGTACTTCGCCCAACCGTACGACGCGTCGACTTCATCTATATACGAGctcgagaaaataattataccgtTCGGAGCTGTAGATTGGCGCTTTTTGGACCGTTCCTACACCACGTCAACGCAGCATTTGGGGCTAGCTACTCTTGGAACGCTTATCGCCAATGAAATTACTCATCATTTTGACTTCACAG GCATAAATTACCTGAACGGTCGGAAAGGTAGGGGCGTGGCGCCTGTTTTCTGCTCTAGCACGGAGGATGATATAGCTTACAGAAGCGACTACAAAAACCATTACCAAAATTTGAGGGGAAAAATGGACTCCATCTTCCTGCCATCGACTTctcaaaatattcattacagC ATATCCGACCTCAGTCTCAATGAGAGATTCTCAGACGACGCCGGCCTGCGACTCGCCTACGATACGATGTTAAACTTACCCGCGGAAGCTAAAATACCATTGCCCTGGCTTTCGAACTCGGAATCTAACGAGATACAACAATTCTTCTTGGCCTATGCTCAG ATGCAATGCACAAAGAAGCCTCTCACAACATCCTTCAGATCGCTCTACGAAGACGAAAACTTGCCAAGCCGACTACGGATTGCGATAACTGCCGCCAATAACGAAGCCCTTGGAGAAGCCTGGCAGTGCAAAACGGGAACCAAAGTCCGCCCTGAGGAAAAAACATATAATTTTCCTCACCTCGACGGTATAGACTTCGGTCGTGATACCGAAGCACTCCCACCTTATCAATGA
- the LOC124304396 gene encoding uncharacterized protein LOC124304396 isoform X46, whose protein sequence is MRTYRSYDVNAVEGGGTESSPVQRKPFFIVKLILFLVLCAIIITLCILWVSKSKEASRDNNIVGKQDGLQGGYDGTSQMPVSEFDTQETTTTETPDTSPLTAGGESRQETTTPQTPDTSPSTAGVESRQETTTPQTPDTSPSTAGVESRQETTTPQTPDTSPSTAGIESRQETTTPQTPDTSPSTAGGESRQETTTTETPDTSPSTAGVESRQETTTPQTPDTSPSTAGVESRQETTTPQTPDTSPSTAGIESRQETTTPQTPDTSPSTAGGESRQETTTTETPDTSPSTAGVESRQETTTPQTPDTSPSTAGVESRQETTTPQTPDTSPSTAGVESRQETTTPQTPDTSPSTASDESRQEPTTTETPDTSPSTNHMQPVTLSEVMSKMAKATASRILSYMNHSSDACDDFYEYACGEFEDNQLTIENDLAEQAMQRIFTEAQKRRSDKQPFLDYYESCLNYEKTTNQSERLTNVRRAVQEIGRFDYTDNIGKDDTQPKFIDTLRRLFERNSALLFDITPDLAVTEGNCNTEPETVQFTWKIGPLISRTDPYTNRRAEECYKQQESVRNKPEVNLTEVYGTYKECKNYLGTFTTSIKDSVKKIFETDFDRSERIGVDVEKLIELFRLPEMDEDEIRKAYATKKYILKGDDDLSVRWARNQSPFLDFKKLLPPRANVERKRWHGYLLEDLTRAVKNVAFRSYRIDDETWINDALLAIYANDVYHEFAAPRHDVENYCKRLATNLMKTHASSLYMSSFKSEELEVMDRTVIEMFEKLRKTLESNVLKQKWIGKKSKEAILKKIASLSIATPAHRTDYHNSNDNEIELTGDFFNDTMALRKMYRTSMYQMLDKRPSEEIWTYFAQPYDASTSSIYELEKIIIPFGAVDWRFLDRSYTTSTQHLGLATLGTLIANEITHHFDFTGINYLNGRKGRGVAPVFCSSTEDDIAYRSDYKNHYQNLRGKMDSIFLPSTSQNIHYSISDLSLNERFSDDAGLRLAYDTMLNLPAEAKIPLPWLSNSESNEIQQFFLAYAQMQCTKKPLTTSFRSLYEDENLPSRLRIAITAANNEALGEAWQCKTGTKVRPEEKTYNFPHLDGIDFGRDTEALPPYQ, encoded by the exons atgcGGACCTATAGGTCGTACGACGTGAATGCTGTGGAAGGAGGTGGGACGGAGTCTTCTCCAGTTCAACGAAAACCTTTCTTTATCGTTAAACTGATCTTATTTCTTGTACTTTGTGCCATAATTATCACATTGTGCATATTGTGGGTGTCAAAAAGTAAAGAAGCGTCGAGGGATAATAATATCGTAGGAAAACAG GATGGATTACAAGGAGGGTATGATGGAACAAGTCAAATGCCTGTCAGCGAATTTGATACACAGGAGACTACGACTACTGAAACACCGGACACTTCACCTTTAAC GGCAGGCGGCGAATCTAGACAGGAGACTACGACTCCCCAAACACCGGACACTTCACCTTCTAC GGCAGGCGTCGAATCTAGACAGGAGACTACGACTCCCCAAACACCGGACACTTCACCTTCAAC GGCAGGCGTCGAATCTAGACAGGAGACTACGACTCCCCAAACACCGGACACTTCACCTTCAAC GGCAGGCATCGAATCTAGACAGGAGACTACGACTCCCCAAACACCGGACACTTCACCTTCTAC GGCAGGCGGCGAATCTAGACAGGAGACTACGACTACTGAAACACCGGACACTTCACCTTCTAC GGCAGGCGTCGAATCTAGACAGGAGACTACGACTCCCCAAACACCGGACACTTCACCTTCAAC GGCAGGCGTCGAATCTAGACAGGAGACTACGACTCCCCAAACACCGGACACTTCACCTTCAAC GGCAGGCATCGAATCTAGACAGGAGACTACGACTCCCCAAACACCGGACACTTCACCTTCTAC GGCAGGCGGCGAATCTAGACAGGAGACTACGACTACTGAAACACCGGACACTTCACCTTCTAC GGCAGGCGTCGAATCTAGACAGGAGACTACGACTCCCCAAACACCGGACACTTCACCTTCAAC GGCAGGCGTCGAATCTAGACAGGAGACTACGACTCCCCAAACACCGGACACTTCACCTTCAAC GGCAGGCGTCGAATCTAGACAGGAGACTACGACTCCCCAAACACCGGACACTTCACCTTCAAC GGCAAGCGACGAATCTAGACAGGAGCCTACGACTACTGAAACACCGGACACTTCACCTTCTAC aaatcacatgcaacctGTGACGTTATCTGAAGTTATGTCAAAAATGGCCAAAGCCACAGCGAGTCGAATTCTTTCCTACATGAACCATTCTTCCGATGCGTGTGatgatttttatgaatacGCTTGTGGAGAGTTCGAAGATAACCAGCTTACGATAGAAAATGACCTCGCAGAACAAGCAATGCAACgaattttca CCGAGGCTCAAAAACGCCGAAGTGACAAACAGCCCTTTCTCGACTATTACGAAAGCTGCCTGAATTACGAAAAGACGACCAATCAGTCTGAAAGATTGACAAACG TTCGACGAGCTGTACAAGAAATCGGACGTTTTGATTACACGGATAACATTGGGAAGGATGATACCCAACCTAAATTCATCGATACGCTCCGGAGACTTTTCGAACGGAACAG CGCCCTCTTATTCGACATTACTCCAGACCTCGCAGTAACAGAAGGGAATTGTAACACAGAGCCAGAAACAGTTCAGTTTACTTGGAAAATTGGGCCACTGATCAGCAGAACTGACCCCTACACGAATAGAAGAGCAGAGGAATGCTATAAACAGCAGGAATCGGTGAGAAACAAACCGGAAGTGAATTTGACAGAAGTCTACGGAACTTACAAAGAGTGCAAG AACTACTTGGGCACCTTTACAACGTCCATCAAAGAtagcgtgaaaaaaattttcgaaacggATTTTGATCGATCGGAGCGAATCGGGGTTGACGTTGAGAAGCTGATTGAACTTTTCCGTCTGCCG GAGATGGATGAAGATGAAATCCGTAAGGCCTACGCAACCAAGAAATATATCTTGAAGGGTGACGATGACCTCTCTGTCAGATGGGCACGTAATCAATCGCCATTC CTTGATTTCAAGAAACTATTACCACCTCGAGCAAATGTGGAAAGAAAACGCTGGCATGGTTATCTTCTTGAAGACCTTACTCGAGCTGTAAAGAATGTCGCCTTTCGAAGCTATCGGATTGATGACGAAACGTGGATAAATGATGCTCTCCTCGCAATTTACGCTAACGATGTCTATCACGAG tTTGCTGCTCCGCGCCACGATGTCGAAAATTACTGCAAGCGACTAGCAACTAACCTGATGAAGACGCATGCATCCAGTTTATACATGTCATCATTCAAAAGCGAGGAACTCGAGGTCATGGACAGAACG GTGAtcgaaatgtttgaaaaattaaggAAAACATTGGAGTCGAATGTGTTGAAACAGAAGTGGATTGGGAAGAAGAGCAAAGAGgcaattttgaagaaaatcgcAAGTCTCTCGATCGCGACACCCGCCCACCGAACCGATTATCATAACTCAAACGACAATGAG ATCGAACTCACAGGcgattttttcaacgacacAATGGCGCTGCGGAAGATGTACAGAACGTCCATGTACCAGATGCTGGATAAACGGCCAAGCGAAGAAAT ATGGACGTACTTCGCCCAACCGTACGACGCGTCGACTTCATCTATATACGAGctcgagaaaataattataccgtTCGGAGCTGTAGATTGGCGCTTTTTGGACCGTTCCTACACCACGTCAACGCAGCATTTGGGGCTAGCTACTCTTGGAACGCTTATCGCCAATGAAATTACTCATCATTTTGACTTCACAG GCATAAATTACCTGAACGGTCGGAAAGGTAGGGGCGTGGCGCCTGTTTTCTGCTCTAGCACGGAGGATGATATAGCTTACAGAAGCGACTACAAAAACCATTACCAAAATTTGAGGGGAAAAATGGACTCCATCTTCCTGCCATCGACTTctcaaaatattcattacagC ATATCCGACCTCAGTCTCAATGAGAGATTCTCAGACGACGCCGGCCTGCGACTCGCCTACGATACGATGTTAAACTTACCCGCGGAAGCTAAAATACCATTGCCCTGGCTTTCGAACTCGGAATCTAACGAGATACAACAATTCTTCTTGGCCTATGCTCAG ATGCAATGCACAAAGAAGCCTCTCACAACATCCTTCAGATCGCTCTACGAAGACGAAAACTTGCCAAGCCGACTACGGATTGCGATAACTGCCGCCAATAACGAAGCCCTTGGAGAAGCCTGGCAGTGCAAAACGGGAACCAAAGTCCGCCCTGAGGAAAAAACATATAATTTTCCTCACCTCGACGGTATAGACTTCGGTCGTGATACCGAAGCACTCCCACCTTATCAATGA